The Drosophila biarmipes strain raj3 chromosome 2L, RU_DBia_V1.1, whole genome shotgun sequence genome has a window encoding:
- the LOC108033353 gene encoding uncharacterized protein LOC108033353 isoform X1 gives MLSRSECEKILKNVHNSAGKEKLLDYHLARDLSAIGYLGDYYSLTLRYCYEADEGAREIQLFVKAMPQQSAEVSKEEIFQKESWLYENLIRKMQKCSTIKWSPDCVYTRNDLIVLEDIRLKGFRSAGSAEFNEVFMEQLIKSMAAFHAAGLVHEHQTKTNIGQAYGDRLLEITVGSDIAWFTTGLSAVLAAVRSLPQYQENRELSFIDNKLWTIMEEIYEQAAPSKKFKNVLCHRDLWAGNIFFPSENTGPALLIDFQTCRYTPPASDLNFCLHMNLSSKNRKQVEGKCIDLYHKLLLENLSELDLGNLAISKSELIESYEEFRLFGVVYRAVAATVVKVPIEFVTNDFKYVDRSRVILSYMKTNEEFGTYMQECCVDVMEVALARAKK, from the exons ATGCTCAGCCGTAGTGAGTGCgagaaaatattgaaaaatgtacACAACAGTGCCGGAAAGGAGAAATTATTGGACTATCACTTGGCTAGAGATCTCAGTGCGATCGGTTATCTTGGGGACTACTATTCACTGACTCTAAGATATTGCTAT GAGGCCGATGAAGGCGCAAGAGAAATTCAACTTTTTGTTAAAGCTATGCCCCAGCAAAGTGCGGAAGTGTCTAAGGAggaaatttttcaaaaagagTCTTGGCTTTACGAGAATCTTATaagaaaaatgcaaaaatgtt CCACCATAAAATGGAGCCCTGACTGTGTTTACACTCGGAATGATTTAATAGTTCTAGAGGACATTAGACTGAAGGGTTTCAGATCAGCTGGTTCGGCAGAGTTTAATGAGGTTTTCATGGAACAATTGATCAAATCAATGGCAGCCTTTCATGCTGCTGGTTTGGTACATGAACATCAAACTAAAACCAATATAGGTCAGGCCTATGGTGATCGTTTGCTAGAGATCACCGTGGGCTCTGATATAGCCTGGTTCACCACAGGACTTTCGGCTGTCCTCGCTGCTGTTCGAAGTCTTCCCCAGTATCAGGAAAATAGGGAACTATCTTTTATAGACAACAAACTTTGGACCATAATGGAGGAGATCTATGAGCAGGCTGCACCTTCGAAAAAGTTCAAGAATGTCCTTTGCCATCGTGACCTTTGGGCAGGTAATATTTTCTTTCCCTCGGAAAATACCGGACCCGCTTTGCTAATTGATTTTCAGACCTGTCGCTACACTCCCCCAGCATCAGACCTTAATTTCTGTCTTCACATGAATTTGAGTTCAAAGAATCGAAAGCAAGTGGAAGGGAAGTGCATTGACTTGTATCACAAACTCTTGCTGGAGAATCTTTCGGAGCTTGACCTTGGGAATCTAGCGATTTCCAAATCAGAACTGATTGAATCCTACGAAGAATTTCGTTTGTTTGGAGTGGTCTACAGAGCTGTAGCTGCTACGGTTGTAAAGGTTCCCATCGAGTTTGTTACAAATGATTTCAAGTATGTGGATCGCAGCCGAGTGATCCTCTCTTATATGAAAACGAA
- the LOC108033353 gene encoding uncharacterized protein LOC108033353 isoform X3: MLSRSECEKILKNVHNSAGKEKLLDYHLARDLSAIGYLGDYYSLTLRYCYEADEGAREIQLFVKAMPQQSAEVSKEEIFQKESWLYENLIRKMQKCSTIKWSPDCVYTRNDLIVLEDIRLKGFRSAGSAEFNEVFMEQLIKSMAAFHAAGLVHEHQTKTNIGQAYGDRLLEITVGSDIAWFTTGLSAVLAAVRSLPQYQENRELSFIDNKLWTIMEEIYEQAAPSKKFKNVLCHRDLWADLSLHSPSIRP; encoded by the exons ATGCTCAGCCGTAGTGAGTGCgagaaaatattgaaaaatgtacACAACAGTGCCGGAAAGGAGAAATTATTGGACTATCACTTGGCTAGAGATCTCAGTGCGATCGGTTATCTTGGGGACTACTATTCACTGACTCTAAGATATTGCTAT GAGGCCGATGAAGGCGCAAGAGAAATTCAACTTTTTGTTAAAGCTATGCCCCAGCAAAGTGCGGAAGTGTCTAAGGAggaaatttttcaaaaagagTCTTGGCTTTACGAGAATCTTATaagaaaaatgcaaaaatgtt CCACCATAAAATGGAGCCCTGACTGTGTTTACACTCGGAATGATTTAATAGTTCTAGAGGACATTAGACTGAAGGGTTTCAGATCAGCTGGTTCGGCAGAGTTTAATGAGGTTTTCATGGAACAATTGATCAAATCAATGGCAGCCTTTCATGCTGCTGGTTTGGTACATGAACATCAAACTAAAACCAATATAGGTCAGGCCTATGGTGATCGTTTGCTAGAGATCACCGTGGGCTCTGATATAGCCTGGTTCACCACAGGACTTTCGGCTGTCCTCGCTGCTGTTCGAAGTCTTCCCCAGTATCAGGAAAATAGGGAACTATCTTTTATAGACAACAAACTTTGGACCATAATGGAGGAGATCTATGAGCAGGCTGCACCTTCGAAAAAGTTCAAGAATGTCCTTTGCCATCGTGACCTTTGGGCAG ACCTGTCGCTACACTCCCCCAGCATCAGACCTTAA
- the LOC108033353 gene encoding uncharacterized protein LOC108033353 isoform X2, giving the protein MLSRSECEKILKNVHNSAGKEKLLDYHLARDLSAIGYLGDYYSLTLRYCYEADEGAREIQLFVKAMPQQSAEVSKEEIFQKESWLYENLIRKMQKCSTIKWSPDCVYTRNDLIVLEDIRLKGFRSAGSAEFNEVFMEQLIKSMAAFHAAGLVHEHQTKTNIGQAYGDRLLEITVGSDIAWFTTGLSAVLAAVRSLPQYQENRELSFIDNKLWTIMEEIYEQAAPSKKFKNVLCHRDLWAASDLNFCLHMNLSSKNRKQVEGKCIDLYHKLLLENLSELDLGNLAISKSELIESYEEFRLFGVVYRAVAATVVKVPIEFVTNDFKYVDRSRVILSYMKTNEEFGTYMQECCVDVMEVALARAKK; this is encoded by the exons ATGCTCAGCCGTAGTGAGTGCgagaaaatattgaaaaatgtacACAACAGTGCCGGAAAGGAGAAATTATTGGACTATCACTTGGCTAGAGATCTCAGTGCGATCGGTTATCTTGGGGACTACTATTCACTGACTCTAAGATATTGCTAT GAGGCCGATGAAGGCGCAAGAGAAATTCAACTTTTTGTTAAAGCTATGCCCCAGCAAAGTGCGGAAGTGTCTAAGGAggaaatttttcaaaaagagTCTTGGCTTTACGAGAATCTTATaagaaaaatgcaaaaatgtt CCACCATAAAATGGAGCCCTGACTGTGTTTACACTCGGAATGATTTAATAGTTCTAGAGGACATTAGACTGAAGGGTTTCAGATCAGCTGGTTCGGCAGAGTTTAATGAGGTTTTCATGGAACAATTGATCAAATCAATGGCAGCCTTTCATGCTGCTGGTTTGGTACATGAACATCAAACTAAAACCAATATAGGTCAGGCCTATGGTGATCGTTTGCTAGAGATCACCGTGGGCTCTGATATAGCCTGGTTCACCACAGGACTTTCGGCTGTCCTCGCTGCTGTTCGAAGTCTTCCCCAGTATCAGGAAAATAGGGAACTATCTTTTATAGACAACAAACTTTGGACCATAATGGAGGAGATCTATGAGCAGGCTGCACCTTCGAAAAAGTTCAAGAATGTCCTTTGCCATCGTGACCTTTGGGCAG CATCAGACCTTAATTTCTGTCTTCACATGAATTTGAGTTCAAAGAATCGAAAGCAAGTGGAAGGGAAGTGCATTGACTTGTATCACAAACTCTTGCTGGAGAATCTTTCGGAGCTTGACCTTGGGAATCTAGCGATTTCCAAATCAGAACTGATTGAATCCTACGAAGAATTTCGTTTGTTTGGAGTGGTCTACAGAGCTGTAGCTGCTACGGTTGTAAAGGTTCCCATCGAGTTTGTTACAAATGATTTCAAGTATGTGGATCGCAGCCGAGTGATCCTCTCTTATATGAAAACGAA